Below is a genomic region from Rhizobium sp. 007.
AAAACAATGTTGTTGCTTCAGAACCTTGTCACGCATCCACTCGTCCCGTCACCGTCCGGCGCGGGTTGATCGAAAGACGATTGCCGGACGTCAATCCCTGCGGGCCACGATCACGTGCCGTCCTTGGCAATCAGCCACGAGTGCTTGCGTTCAAAGTAACGCGGCTCACATTATGTTGTAACATAAACGGAAGATCAAGCCTTTATGAATCACGCAAAACGTGTTTATTGAAGTAAATTCTCGTTTATACGCCTATTGGAGGTGGTTTTGCCGCTATCTGCCTTGTATGATGTAACATCAAAAATGGCTCTTCATCGCAGGACGTCCGCGAGGTACCAAATGACACCCCGTATCGCAATCCTATCAATGGATGCGGACTACTACCTGATGCTGTCCCACGTTCTCTTGGCCGCAGGCTATTCAACAGTTCTGGCCGATGGATCCGAGGCAGCACTGGCATTGATCGCCGAGAAAAAGATCGAAGTGCTGCTGATCGACTGCCAGCCGGCGTCCTCCATCCTTTCAGATCTTTCCGACCGGCTGAAGGCATCAGGCCATTCAACAGACGTGCTGGTCGTCGCGCTCGTTGCCGAAGGAGTTCCCTATATCGACATTCTCAAGGCTGAGGTCGATGAGAGTTTCATCCGCCCGATGAAGCCCGAATGGCTGCTGTCTTACCTTCATGGCCGTCTTAAAGGAGGCACCAATGACGCTGCCGGTCGCTCCGCCACTTCCGGTCCAGACGATCTCCGGCTCGATGCCGGCGCAAGACGCGCGCTTGCAAACGACAAGCCGGTAGGCCTCAGCCCGATCGAATTCCGGATACTCAGCACTTTGATGAGCATACCCGGGCGGGTGTTTGGCCGGCCCGAATTGATCGAGGCAGTCTGGCCAAAGGCGAATTTCGTGGACCCACGAACCGTCGACGTGCATGTGGCGAGATTGCGCCGCTCCTTGCACGATGCTCTCGGGCGCGAGGTCATCCGGACCGTTCGCGGCGAGGGATATGCTGTCGAAATGAAGGAATGAACGTCACGCAAGCCTTTCGGGCCGTCACAGAATCTTAAGGAAAAATTCGGGCTGGCTTCGTTGTATGAAGGCGGGGCTCCTCCTTACGCTTAATGGATCAGAAGCGGGCGGGAGGGTTCAATGCAGAACGAACAACAGCACAATGCGCCGATGCCTACGCGGCATCGCAACACCGCAAGTCTCATCCATACCTCGGCGCCGCATTTTACCGCGGCACATTCGAAGGGCCTTATGGCGCTCTATGCGAGGCCGCTCGCAGGGCGAAAGGCCGAGATACGATCGGCAAATGGCAAGACGAGAATTGTGACCGATTTCGTGCGGTGTTCCTATCTTGGGCTCGACAATCATCCGATGATCGCGGCCGGTGCGATGGCAGCAGTCCTGGACTACGGGACCCTTCACTGGTCCTGCGCGCGAACGCGCCTGAATTTTGCCGCTCTCGGCACCCTCGAGGAAGCCCTATCGGATCTCTTCGGTGCGCGTGTCATTACATACACGACGGTGCTTGCCGCCAACATGAGTGCATTGCCACTGATCGCCTCGGGCGCGCTGACAGAGGGTGTCAAGCCCGTCATGGTCTTCGATCGTTTGGCCCATGCAACGCTCGCCTTCAACAAGCCGGTCGTCGCCGAAGAGACAGATGTCCGCACGATCGCTCATAACGACCTTGCCGCGCTCGAAGAGATCTGCGAGGCACACCCATGCGTCGCCTATATCTGCGACGGCGTCTATTCGATGGGTGGCAATGCGCCCATCGCCAAGCTTCTGGAGCTCCAGCGGCGCTATGGATTATTCCTTTATATCGACGACGCCCATGGCGTTTCGATCTTCGGAGAGAAGGGCGCGGGTTTTGCCCGTTCGCAGATGCCAGGTGGCCTTGGCGACCGGACGATCGTTGCAGCCTCTCTCGGCAAGGGCTTCGGTGCTTCCGGCGGCATCCTGATGCTCGGCACGGCGCCACAGGAGGAGATCTTTCGGCGTTTCGCCATTGCCCATGCCTTTTCCGCTTCGATCAATGTTGCCGCAATCGGGGCTGCCATGGCGTCTCAAAGCCTCCATCGCACGGATGAGCTCAGGCATCGGCAGCAGAGGCTTGCGGCAAACATCGCACTCTTCGACGAATTGGTGCCGACCGCCCAGTCCGGATCGACACTCCCGATCCGAACCGTTCTCATCGGCGATGAATTGGCAGCGATCAACGCCGCAAGACGTGTTCTGGTCGCCGGCAGCTATGTGTCGGCCATCTTCTTTCCGACAGTTGCTTCCGGGCGGGCCGGCCTGCGCGTCTGCCCGACCGCCGATCATACTGTCGATGAGATCAGGGCGCTTGCCCTGGCAACCGACAAGGCACTGGAGCGGTAGGGAAGGGAGCCGGGTCTTTCGACCCGACACATCTTCAGCGTATCCAGGCGTTCCAGCGCTCCAGCAGCAAGGCGGCATTGGTGTTGATCCACGTGGCATCCGGGATGACGATATGATCCCGGATGTCTTCCTCGCTCGGAAGCGCTGCACGGGCCGCCGGCGACATCGCCGCGATCGCCTTGCTGCTTGGCGGCGTGCACAGTAGCTCCTCGCAGACGCGCGCCTGCGCGTCCGGACTGTTCAGCCAGAAGGCGATCAGCATCAGGGCATTTTCCTTATTTGGCGCTCCCTTGATGACGGTCAGACGATCGCCGACCAGGAAGGACGCTTGATTGGACCAGCCGATGGCGCGCCCCTCGGCCTTCAACGCATTGGCTCGCGTCAGCCAGATCTGGCCGATGCTGTAGTCGCCGTTGCGGAAGCCCTGCACACTTTGGTCGCCGGTCTTCCACCAGACGGAGATGTCGCCGCGAATGGTTTCAAGCTTGGCGAGCGCCCGATCGATATCGAGCGGGAAGAGCCTCTCCCGCGCGACACCGTCGGCAAGCAGGGCAGCCGCCATAACGCGCCAGGGATCGTCGAAATTCGGAAAAGCCCGCCCGCCCGGAAAGCGTTTCGTGTCCCACATGTCCGCCCATGTCGTCGGTGCTCCATCGGGGAACGCGTCGGATTTATAGGCCATCAACGTTGCCGTCGAAAACAGCCTGGCGCCGGCACCGATGCAGGCGTCCTCAACGAGGTCCGGCCGGTCCTTGAACGCCTCGCAGAACACAGCGAGGTCTTCCGATGTCGCCTTGTGATTGTCGGAATCCGCCTGGATTTCCCCGTCGGGATAAAGATCCCAGGTCACATTGCCGGTTTTGACCATGGCCGTTGCCTTGGCGCGCATCTCGGCATTGGTCGCAGCCACCGAAACGACCTTGATCCCGGTGCTCGCGGTGAACGGATCGAACCAGAACTTCCTCAGGGCAGCGTCATAAGAGCCACCCGTCGTTGCCACTACAACGCGCTCCTCAGCAAGTGCCGGCGAAACCACAGCGAACTGCAGGGCAGCCATGCAGGCTGCGATAAATGTCATTGACCTCTTCATGTCTTTCCTCACGTGATAAAAATTCGACCGCCTACTCCTCCCGGCGGCCCTTCAGGAGTTCGACCGAGCCCATCAACAAAAGCGAGATTGCGACCACGAGGGTCGAGACCGCGGCGATGACGGGCGTCAGGTTGAAATCGATGTCTTCGAACATCTTCCGGCTGATCGTCTTGCCTCCTGTATCCGAGATGAAGAACGCGACCGTCGCCTCGTCGAAGGAGGCGAGGAAGGCGAAGACGGCGGCCACTGCCACGGCAGGCGCGATGTTCGGCAGGACCACGCTGAAAAATGCCCGTGTTCGCGAAGCGCCGCAGCTGAGCGCCGCACGCTCGAGCGCCGGATCGAAACGCTCGAGTGCTGCGCTGACGGTAATCACCACATAGGGGATCGACAGGACGCAATGGGCAATCAGAAAGCCGCTGAAGTTGCCGGTAAGCCCGATCGGCGAGAAGGCGAGATAAAGCGCGACGCCGAAGACGACATGCGGAACGATCATCGGAGCCATCGCCAACGCCTTCAGAGCGTTCCGGCCGGGCAGGCTCCCGCGCACGATCGCAAGCGACGCCAGCGTGCCTGTCGCAGTCGCTGCGACAGCGGTCGAAAGCGCAATCTTCAGACTGAAGACGGTTGCTGCCTGCCAGTCCGGATCGGCCAGATAATCGAGGTACCAACGCAGCGTCAGCCCGCGGGGCGGCAACTCGATATAGGCCGTTCCGTTGAGCGACATTGGAACGATGAGAAGCGTGGGCATCAGCAGGAAGAACAGCACGGCGCCGATTCCGACACCGCCCGCGAGCCGAACGATCGTCATGCGGAGCGGATGGCCAATGGTTTTTGCTGCAACGGATTGATCAGGCGACACTGTTTATTCCTTTGCTGATCGAAAGTGCGCGGCGGAACACGAGGACGAAGAGCAGCGTTACCAGGAGCAGGACGCTCGAAAGAGCTGCTGCAAACGGCCAGTCGAGAACGACCGTCGTCTGCTGGGCAATGAGGGTCGCCATGGTCATGGCTTCCGGTCCACCGACGAGTGCTGGAGTGATGTAAAAGCCGATCGCCAGGATGAAACACATGACGCAGCCGGCAAACACGCCGGGTAGCGAGAGCGGCAGGACGACGCGCAGGAAGGTCGCAAGCGGACCTGCGCCAAGGCTGCGGGCCGCGAGCGCATAGTCAGGGGAGATCGAGCGCAACGCATTGGCGATGGGCAGGATCATGAACGGCATCAGCACATGCGTCATGGCCAGGATGACCGCGCCGTCGGTATAAAGCAATTTCAGCGGCGCGGCGATGAAACCGCTCTCGACCAGAAAGGCGTTGACGAGGCCGCTGCGCTGCAAGAGCACGATCCAGGCGTAGGAGCGCACGAGCACCGAGGTCCACAATGGAACGAGGACCGCCGCGGCAATGACGAGCGCCAGGCGGCCCCGCGCTTTGGACATCGCCAGAGCGACTGGATAGCCGAACATCAGGCTGAGCAGCGTGACGATAGCGGCAGTCGAGATCGTGCGCGACAAGACGCCGAGGTAAAGCGGTGTCGCAAAGATGCGCCGGTATTGCTCGAGATCCGCTGCGGCGTCGCCGAAGCTCATGATCACGAGTCGCGCAATCGGATAGAGGAAGCCGATCGAAAACAGGACCGTCAACGGCATCAGGAGAACGAGTGTCAATATTGGTCCGTAGCGCCCGGCCGGTCTCGCTGCTCTAAGGCGTAGCGCCGGTCTGATGAGGCGTCCAGGTGTTGGTGCGGCCGACATATCCATGCTCACGACCCTTGCCTTTCGAACAGATGCAGGCTGTCTTGGTCTGCCACGATGTCGACCCGCGCGCCGGCATTGAGACCGGCCGGTTTGGTATCGACCGACGTCTGGACCTGGATGAGCGGACGGCCATCGGTCTCGGCGCGCACCAGATGCAGGTCGCAGGCTCCGGTAAAAACACTCGCTTCAAGCGTTCCGGGAATGACGTTCCTTCCGCCTTTGCCGCGTGCCGTCAGGCATAGCTTTTCCGGGCGCATGGCAAGCTTCAGCCGCGCGCCTGGACGGATCGTGCCGTTGACGCTGCTTGCCTGCAGCACGACGGTCTCGCCAAGCCTCACCGCATGAAAACCCTCATGAAGGCCAAGATAGATCCCCTCGGCAAAGCTCATTCGGCCGATGAAATCGGCAACGAATGCGGTTTGCGGCTGCCGGTAAAGCGTTGCAGGGCTTCCCACCTGGACAATCTCGCCGGCAGCCATGACGGCGACCCGATCCGACATGGTGAGCGCCTCCTCCTGATCGTGCGTGACATAGATCACCGTCGCCCCAAGGCGTTGCTGAAGCTGCTTGATCTCCAACTGCATGGCCTCTCGCAGCTTCTTGTCGAGCGCGCCGAGCGGCTCGTCCATGAGGAGCACCGGTGGCTCGAAGACGATGGCACGGGCAACCGCGACGCGCTGCTGCTGGCCGCCTGACAGTTGATGGGGATAGCGGCGAGCAAGGTCACCGAGCTGCACGAGTTCGAGCGTCTCGGCCACCTTGCGCTCCCGTTCGTTTCGCGGCAGGTGGCGCATCTTCAGCGGAAAGGCGATGTTTTCGGCAACAGTCATGTGCGGAAAAAGCGCGTAGCGCTGGAACACCATGCCTATGTCGCGCCGGTTAGGCGCGA
It encodes:
- a CDS encoding ABC transporter ATP-binding protein, producing MIGAPILIDGACKQYGAHTAVRSVTLEVEAGEFVSILGPSGSGKTTLLTMIAGFETPSAGRIVIGGRDVTQLAPNRRDIGMVFQRYALFPHMTVAENIAFPLKMRHLPRNERERKVAETLELVQLGDLARRYPHQLSGGQQQRVAVARAIVFEPPVLLMDEPLGALDKKLREAMQLEIKQLQQRLGATVIYVTHDQEEALTMSDRVAVMAAGEIVQVGSPATLYRQPQTAFVADFIGRMSFAEGIYLGLHEGFHAVRLGETVVLQASSVNGTIRPGARLKLAMRPEKLCLTARGKGGRNVIPGTLEASVFTGACDLHLVRAETDGRPLIQVQTSVDTKPAGLNAGARVDIVADQDSLHLFERQGS
- a CDS encoding ABC transporter permease, with product MPLTVLFSIGFLYPIARLVIMSFGDAAADLEQYRRIFATPLYLGVLSRTISTAAIVTLLSLMFGYPVALAMSKARGRLALVIAAAVLVPLWTSVLVRSYAWIVLLQRSGLVNAFLVESGFIAAPLKLLYTDGAVILAMTHVLMPFMILPIANALRSISPDYALAARSLGAGPLATFLRVVLPLSLPGVFAGCVMCFILAIGFYITPALVGGPEAMTMATLIAQQTTVVLDWPFAAALSSVLLLVTLLFVLVFRRALSISKGINSVA
- a CDS encoding extracellular solute-binding protein; amino-acid sequence: MTFIAACMAALQFAVVSPALAEERVVVATTGGSYDAALRKFWFDPFTASTGIKVVSVAATNAEMRAKATAMVKTGNVTWDLYPDGEIQADSDNHKATSEDLAVFCEAFKDRPDLVEDACIGAGARLFSTATLMAYKSDAFPDGAPTTWADMWDTKRFPGGRAFPNFDDPWRVMAAALLADGVARERLFPLDIDRALAKLETIRGDISVWWKTGDQSVQGFRNGDYSIGQIWLTRANALKAEGRAIGWSNQASFLVGDRLTVIKGAPNKENALMLIAFWLNSPDAQARVCEELLCTPPSSKAIAAMSPAARAALPSEEDIRDHIVIPDATWINTNAALLLERWNAWIR
- a CDS encoding ABC transporter permease, with product MTIVRLAGGVGIGAVLFFLLMPTLLIVPMSLNGTAYIELPPRGLTLRWYLDYLADPDWQAATVFSLKIALSTAVAATATGTLASLAIVRGSLPGRNALKALAMAPMIVPHVVFGVALYLAFSPIGLTGNFSGFLIAHCVLSIPYVVITVSAALERFDPALERAALSCGASRTRAFFSVVLPNIAPAVAVAAVFAFLASFDEATVAFFISDTGGKTISRKMFEDIDFNLTPVIAAVSTLVVAISLLLMGSVELLKGRREE
- a CDS encoding aminotransferase class I/II-fold pyridoxal phosphate-dependent enzyme, which codes for MQNEQQHNAPMPTRHRNTASLIHTSAPHFTAAHSKGLMALYARPLAGRKAEIRSANGKTRIVTDFVRCSYLGLDNHPMIAAGAMAAVLDYGTLHWSCARTRLNFAALGTLEEALSDLFGARVITYTTVLAANMSALPLIASGALTEGVKPVMVFDRLAHATLAFNKPVVAEETDVRTIAHNDLAALEEICEAHPCVAYICDGVYSMGGNAPIAKLLELQRRYGLFLYIDDAHGVSIFGEKGAGFARSQMPGGLGDRTIVAASLGKGFGASGGILMLGTAPQEEIFRRFAIAHAFSASINVAAIGAAMASQSLHRTDELRHRQQRLAANIALFDELVPTAQSGSTLPIRTVLIGDELAAINAARRVLVAGSYVSAIFFPTVASGRAGLRVCPTADHTVDEIRALALATDKALER
- a CDS encoding response regulator transcription factor, with product MTPRIAILSMDADYYLMLSHVLLAAGYSTVLADGSEAALALIAEKKIEVLLIDCQPASSILSDLSDRLKASGHSTDVLVVALVAEGVPYIDILKAEVDESFIRPMKPEWLLSYLHGRLKGGTNDAAGRSATSGPDDLRLDAGARRALANDKPVGLSPIEFRILSTLMSIPGRVFGRPELIEAVWPKANFVDPRTVDVHVARLRRSLHDALGREVIRTVRGEGYAVEMKE